A region from the Sandaracinus amylolyticus genome encodes:
- a CDS encoding carotenoid oxygenase family protein, protein MGAETQVDRVVRGAHDDHESPPPRGDMRSLRREHGWEPMEIEGRIPDGLRGTLHRVGPGLYDSFGREVAHSFEADGALCSVRLEGPARALAAKRVIESAEYREETRAGAPLYGSRATPWRRVMNGLLRRRKNTGNTALMRWQSRLFALVESSWPTEIDARDLSTIGETDLGVLGSSFTAHPHRVNAREAIYGFGMRWGPKNAIELAVLPDRGAPKMLGEIPLEHGVLLHDFAATEKHLVFLVPPMRFQLVKALLGIGGASDIFRWTPEDGVEVIVVPIDDPSAIVRFRVETFFQWHFAGAWEQDGEIVLHIARWPDFDSYEGLRASGQTGGKAYLHRVAIDPARKTFRSEPVWDAPCEFPEIDPRREGARHRTVFVTTTKGARRGVARVALERGADDVFLFERGACPSELVYVPRDATCAEGEGWGLTMVYEPSRDATCLAIFDAQRLSDGPVARCWMRDHAPMTFHGVWVEGSATR, encoded by the coding sequence ATGGGTGCTGAGACGCAGGTCGATCGCGTCGTGCGGGGGGCGCACGACGACCACGAGTCACCGCCGCCTCGCGGCGACATGCGCAGCTTGCGGCGCGAGCACGGCTGGGAGCCGATGGAGATCGAGGGGCGCATCCCGGACGGGCTGCGCGGCACGCTCCATCGCGTCGGGCCAGGGCTCTACGACTCGTTCGGGCGCGAGGTCGCGCACTCGTTCGAGGCGGACGGCGCGCTCTGCTCGGTGCGCCTCGAGGGGCCGGCGCGCGCGCTCGCGGCGAAGCGCGTGATCGAGAGCGCGGAGTATCGCGAGGAGACGCGCGCCGGCGCGCCGCTCTACGGGTCGCGCGCGACGCCGTGGCGCCGCGTGATGAACGGGCTGCTGAGGCGCCGCAAGAACACCGGCAACACCGCGCTGATGCGCTGGCAGTCGCGCCTCTTCGCGCTGGTCGAGTCGTCGTGGCCCACCGAGATCGACGCGCGCGATCTGAGCACGATCGGCGAGACCGATCTCGGCGTGCTCGGGAGCTCCTTCACCGCGCACCCGCATCGCGTGAACGCGCGCGAGGCGATCTACGGCTTCGGGATGCGCTGGGGGCCGAAGAACGCGATCGAGCTCGCGGTGCTGCCCGATCGCGGCGCGCCGAAGATGCTCGGCGAGATCCCGCTCGAGCACGGCGTGCTGCTGCACGACTTCGCGGCGACCGAGAAGCACCTCGTCTTCCTGGTGCCGCCGATGCGTTTCCAGCTCGTGAAGGCGCTGCTCGGGATCGGCGGCGCGAGCGACATCTTCCGGTGGACGCCGGAGGACGGAGTCGAGGTGATCGTCGTGCCGATCGACGATCCCAGCGCGATCGTGCGCTTCCGCGTCGAGACGTTCTTCCAGTGGCACTTCGCGGGCGCGTGGGAGCAGGACGGCGAGATCGTGCTGCACATCGCGCGGTGGCCCGACTTCGACAGCTACGAAGGGCTGCGCGCGAGCGGTCAGACCGGGGGCAAGGCGTACCTGCATCGCGTCGCGATCGACCCGGCGCGCAAGACGTTCCGGAGCGAGCCGGTGTGGGACGCGCCGTGCGAGTTCCCCGAGATCGATCCCCGGCGCGAGGGCGCGCGTCATCGCACCGTGTTCGTGACGACGACGAAGGGCGCCCGGCGCGGCGTCGCGCGCGTGGCGCTCGAGCGCGGCGCGGACGACGTGTTCCTCTTCGAGCGCGGCGCGTGCCCGAGCGAGCTCGTCTACGTGCCGCGCGACGCGACGTGCGCGGAGGGCGAGGGCTGGGGGCTCACCATGGTCTACGAGCCCTCGCGCGACGCGACGTGCCTCGCGATCTTCGACGCGCAGCGCCTGTCCGACGGCCCGGTCGCGCGGTGTTGGATGCGCGATCACGCGCCGATGACGTTCCACGGCGTGTGGGTGGAGGGCTCGGCCACGCGCTAG
- a CDS encoding FAD-binding oxidoreductase, translating to MRANVDRCLAAIARALPDDRVITDADVCAAHARDESEAVGAIPDAVIRARGAQEIAVVMREASAHGVPVTPRGAGTGRTGGAVPVRGGIVLACDRMRDIVEIDRVDSLAVVEPGLVTGALYEAVEREGLFWGPDPNSWEQCTIGGNVAENAAGPRAFKHGSTRDWVLGLEVVTAEGTILPLGRRTKKGVTGYDLTSLIVGSEGTLAFVTRAVLRLAPLAERVITVLAFLDREDAIAPAVSAALSARVVPRCIELLDAETLAILRAGASAIAIPEAAKALLVIELEGTSETVESELARLGDALVSVSPFDPLVATETSERERFWRVRRDMSRALRRSAGFKLSEDVVVPRRRLAELITTCREIAARRGIRMPAYGHAGDGNLHVNLLWDHAEQEPAVQQAIRELFETTIALGGTLSGEHGIGVLKAPYLPLEQPEPLIALQRRVKDVFDPRGVLNPGKIFPGDGHRHGC from the coding sequence ATGCGCGCGAACGTCGACCGCTGTCTCGCCGCGATCGCGCGCGCGCTGCCCGACGATCGCGTGATCACCGACGCCGACGTGTGCGCGGCGCACGCGCGCGACGAGAGCGAGGCGGTGGGCGCGATCCCCGACGCGGTGATCCGCGCGCGCGGTGCGCAGGAGATCGCGGTGGTGATGCGCGAGGCGAGCGCGCACGGAGTGCCGGTGACGCCGCGGGGCGCGGGCACCGGCCGCACCGGCGGCGCGGTGCCGGTGCGCGGCGGGATCGTGCTCGCGTGCGATCGCATGCGCGACATCGTCGAGATCGATCGTGTGGACTCGCTCGCGGTGGTCGAGCCCGGGCTCGTGACCGGCGCGCTCTACGAGGCGGTCGAGCGCGAGGGGCTCTTCTGGGGGCCCGATCCGAACTCCTGGGAGCAGTGCACGATCGGCGGGAACGTCGCGGAGAACGCGGCGGGGCCGCGCGCGTTCAAGCACGGCTCGACGCGCGACTGGGTGCTCGGGCTCGAGGTCGTGACCGCGGAGGGCACGATCCTGCCGCTCGGTCGGCGCACCAAGAAGGGCGTGACCGGCTACGACCTCACGTCGCTGATCGTCGGCAGCGAGGGCACGCTCGCGTTCGTCACGCGCGCGGTGCTGCGGCTCGCGCCGCTCGCGGAGCGCGTGATCACGGTGCTCGCGTTCCTCGATCGCGAGGACGCGATCGCGCCCGCGGTGAGCGCGGCCCTGAGCGCGCGCGTGGTGCCGCGCTGCATCGAGCTGCTCGACGCGGAGACGCTCGCGATCCTGCGCGCGGGCGCGTCGGCGATCGCGATCCCCGAGGCGGCGAAGGCGCTGCTGGTGATCGAGCTCGAGGGCACGAGCGAGACCGTGGAGAGCGAGCTCGCGCGGCTCGGTGACGCGCTGGTGAGCGTGTCGCCGTTCGATCCGCTGGTCGCGACCGAGACGAGCGAGCGCGAGCGCTTCTGGCGCGTGCGGCGCGACATGTCGCGCGCGCTGCGTCGCAGCGCGGGGTTCAAGCTGAGCGAGGACGTCGTGGTGCCGCGGCGTCGCCTCGCCGAGCTGATCACGACGTGCCGCGAGATCGCAGCGCGCCGCGGCATCCGCATGCCCGCGTACGGCCATGCCGGCGACGGCAACCTGCACGTGAACCTGCTCTGGGATCACGCCGAGCAGGAGCCCGCGGTGCAGCAGGCGATCCGCGAGCTCTTCGAGACGACGATCGCGCTCGGCGGGACGCTCAGCGGCGAGCACGGCATCGGCGTGCTCAAGGCGCCGTACCTGCCGCTCGAGCAGCCCGAGCCCCTGATCGCGCTGCAGCGGCGCGTGAAGGACGTCTTCGATCCCCGCGGCGTCCTGAATCCTGGCAAGATCTTCCCGGGGGATGGGCACAGACATGGGTGCTGA